A genomic segment from Tuwongella immobilis encodes:
- a CDS encoding RrF2 family transcriptional regulator, with amino-acid sequence MPMLSRKADYALLILSYLHHHPEGGCARGIAEHFSLSRGFLANILKELCQKGFVSSHRGVNGGYVMNRPAESITLAELLEALDDGFRLAECSDHEGHDTCSLTSVCPMKTPIRAVHHRIHEVLRQVTLAELFPNTQSVAELIPLLGMLPDRSDIAESGHRSPCSAHPLESPSSGVTPLAEVLK; translated from the coding sequence ATGCCGATGCTGAGTCGAAAAGCCGACTACGCGCTTCTCATTCTGTCCTATTTGCATCATCACCCAGAAGGGGGATGTGCGCGTGGAATTGCCGAGCATTTTTCGCTGAGTCGCGGTTTTTTGGCGAACATCCTGAAGGAGCTATGCCAAAAGGGATTTGTGAGCAGTCACCGGGGTGTGAACGGTGGTTATGTCATGAATCGCCCGGCGGAATCGATCACCCTTGCCGAGTTACTCGAAGCTCTGGATGACGGTTTTCGACTTGCCGAATGCAGCGATCACGAAGGCCACGACACCTGTTCATTAACCTCGGTTTGCCCGATGAAAACGCCGATTCGAGCGGTTCATCATCGCATTCACGAAGTGCTTCGCCAAGTCACCCTGGCAGAGTTGTTCCCGAATACCCAATCGGTCGCGGAATTGATTCCGTTGTTGGGAATGCTGCCAGATCGCTCCGATATTGCCGAATCCGGGCATCGATCGCCATGCTCGGCTCATCCCTTGGAATCACCCAGCAGTGGGGTCACCCCGCTGGCTGAAGTGCTGAAGTGA
- a CDS encoding IscS subfamily cysteine desulfurase produces the protein MLKFPIYMDNNSTTRTDPRVVDAMLPYFTEKFGNAASRNHAYGWEAEEAVELAREQIAAIIGASGKEIIFTSGATESNNLAIKGVAHMYRKKGNHIITAATEHKAVLDPCKRLEQEGFQVTVLPVDPQGRVSAEQVEAAMTDQTILVSIMTANNEIGTIQPIAEIGKLCKSRGVLFHTDAVQAVGKIPMDVEAMGIDLLSLTGHKLYGPKGIGALYVRKKNPRVRLDAIIDGGGHERGMRSGTLPVPMIVGLGKACEIARLEMPEETQRLFRLREKLREGIMGQLPETYLNGHPTERLPGNANISFAFVEGEGLMMGIKDIACSSGSACTSASLEPSYVLRALGVGDELAHSSIRFGIGRFNTEEEVDFVVDRVVKEVTRLREMSPLFEMAQQGIDLKTVQWAAH, from the coding sequence ATGTTGAAGTTCCCGATTTATATGGACAACAACTCCACCACCCGAACCGATCCGCGGGTTGTGGATGCCATGCTGCCCTACTTCACGGAAAAATTCGGCAACGCCGCAAGCCGAAACCACGCCTATGGTTGGGAAGCCGAAGAAGCAGTCGAATTGGCTCGCGAGCAAATTGCGGCGATCATCGGCGCATCGGGGAAGGAAATCATCTTCACCAGCGGTGCGACCGAGAGCAACAACCTGGCCATCAAGGGCGTTGCTCACATGTATCGCAAGAAGGGCAACCACATCATCACCGCAGCTACCGAGCACAAAGCGGTGTTGGACCCTTGCAAGCGGCTGGAGCAAGAAGGCTTCCAGGTGACGGTGCTGCCGGTCGATCCGCAAGGGCGAGTCTCCGCCGAGCAAGTCGAAGCCGCGATGACGGATCAGACGATTCTGGTCAGCATTATGACCGCGAATAACGAAATCGGCACCATTCAACCGATCGCCGAAATCGGCAAACTGTGCAAGTCGCGTGGCGTGTTGTTCCACACCGACGCCGTGCAAGCGGTTGGCAAGATTCCGATGGATGTCGAAGCCATGGGAATCGATCTGTTGAGCCTGACCGGACATAAACTTTACGGTCCCAAGGGGATCGGCGCGCTGTATGTGCGCAAGAAGAATCCCCGAGTGCGGCTGGATGCGATTATCGATGGCGGTGGCCACGAACGCGGCATGCGCTCCGGAACCCTCCCGGTGCCGATGATTGTCGGCCTGGGCAAAGCGTGCGAGATTGCTCGCCTGGAGATGCCCGAAGAGACGCAACGATTGTTCCGACTTCGGGAAAAACTCCGCGAAGGGATTATGGGACAATTGCCCGAGACGTACCTGAACGGGCATCCGACCGAGCGACTCCCTGGAAATGCCAATATCAGCTTCGCGTTCGTGGAAGGCGAAGGGCTGATGATGGGCATCAAAGACATTGCTTGCTCGTCGGGATCGGCTTGCACCAGCGCTAGCCTGGAACCCAGCTATGTGCTTCGCGCCTTGGGCGTGGGCGATGAATTGGCACACTCGAGCATCCGCTTTGGGATTGGACGATTCAATACGGAAGAAGAAGTGGACTTCGTCGTGGATCGCGTGGTGAAAGAAGTGACGCGTCTGCGTGAAATGAGCCCGCTGTTCGAGATGGCCCAGCAGGGGATTGACCTGAAAACCGTGCAATGGGCAGCCCACTAA
- the iscU gene encoding Fe-S cluster assembly scaffold IscU translates to MAYSERVLDHYSNPRNVGSFNQSDPTVGTGLVGAPECGDVMKLQIKVNPETGVIEDAKFKTFGCGSAIASSSLATEWLKGKTIEEAMAIRNTEIVEELALPPVKVHCSVLAEDAIKAAIKNYQDKNQDAVASDNLQTLSVS, encoded by the coding sequence ATGGCATATAGCGAACGCGTGCTCGATCACTACAGCAATCCGCGCAACGTCGGCAGCTTCAATCAAAGCGACCCAACCGTCGGCACAGGGCTGGTTGGGGCTCCGGAATGCGGCGACGTCATGAAACTGCAGATCAAGGTGAACCCGGAAACCGGCGTCATCGAAGATGCCAAGTTCAAGACGTTCGGTTGTGGCAGTGCGATCGCCTCCAGCAGCCTGGCAACGGAATGGCTGAAGGGGAAAACGATTGAAGAAGCGATGGCAATCCGTAATACTGAGATCGTGGAAGAACTGGCCTTGCCGCCGGTGAAGGTCCACTGCTCGGTTCTTGCCGAAGATGCGATCAAGGCCGCGATCAAGAACTATCAAGACAAGAACCAAGACGCGGTTGCCTCTGACAATCTGCAAACGCTGTCGGTGAGCTAA
- a CDS encoding HesB/IscA family protein produces MATAETTAPETTGTKPAITINLSERAAQEVLRIVSEQKAAGVAEKLYLRMRVVGGGCSGFQHKLDLDPQVNEKLDEVLNIHGVDVVIDKRSMLYLDGVQVDFHDELNKRGFSISNPSAKSTCGCGSSFSM; encoded by the coding sequence ATGGCAACTGCCGAAACCACCGCACCGGAAACCACCGGCACCAAGCCGGCGATTACGATCAACCTGAGCGAACGCGCCGCTCAAGAAGTGCTCCGAATCGTGAGCGAACAAAAGGCTGCGGGCGTCGCCGAAAAGCTCTACCTGCGCATGCGAGTCGTCGGTGGTGGCTGCTCCGGCTTCCAACACAAGCTCGACTTGGACCCCCAAGTCAATGAAAAGCTCGATGAAGTTCTGAATATCCACGGTGTGGACGTTGTCATCGACAAGCGAAGCATGCTGTATCTCGACGGCGTGCAAGTCGATTTCCATGACGAGCTGAACAAGCGCGGATTCAGCATTTCCAACCCGTCGGCAAAGAGCACCTGCGGATGCGGTAGCTCCTTCTCGATGTAA
- the hscB gene encoding Fe-S protein assembly co-chaperone HscB, translated as MVDHFDRLGFPRRFDLDIHAIEQAYLARSREVHPDYFSDAASADQLASLDLASKLNESIAILREPFRRAEHLLELLGGPSASEMKQMSPEFLEEMLELRMAIEEIRDAQPRDFAAIDHLEQSLQQRQSDAFEQIAQHFAEIERMPPEASNRILHMKMIREQLNAVKYLQGLLRDLLSD; from the coding sequence GTGGTTGACCACTTCGATCGCCTTGGGTTTCCAAGGCGATTCGATCTTGATATTCACGCGATCGAACAGGCATACCTGGCTCGGTCGCGTGAGGTGCATCCGGACTATTTCTCCGATGCCGCCTCTGCGGATCAGCTCGCCAGTTTGGACCTAGCTTCCAAGCTCAATGAATCGATCGCGATTCTGCGCGAACCTTTCCGACGTGCTGAACATCTTCTGGAATTACTTGGTGGCCCATCGGCTTCTGAAATGAAGCAAATGTCCCCGGAGTTTCTCGAAGAAATGCTCGAGTTGCGCATGGCGATCGAAGAGATCCGCGATGCACAACCCCGCGATTTTGCAGCGATCGATCATCTGGAACAATCGTTGCAACAACGCCAATCCGATGCGTTCGAGCAGATTGCCCAACATTTCGCGGAAATCGAACGGATGCCACCCGAGGCTTCGAATCGTATACTGCATATGAAGATGATCCGCGAGCAACTCAACGCCGTGAAGTATCTTCAAGGCCTGCTTCGCGATCTTCTCTCCGATTGA
- a CDS encoding LexA family protein — MTQENDNRIITQGILLSKQLSINTPVLFLGLTMDPNAYGEAVRLARIRQKMTQVELAALVGITQGMVAHIETGRRQPDVDTALKIERALKISQGTLSSHLPESHGVNLANSVSIIMAGTVGVGPPSVAEGEYGEMLSVGQEFANCIAYRVRGSSMTEEHIQDGDFIIVRPGVEVKSGDIVVAWVEGEGCVCKKLQRGKLRSPDGWAHTLSPGDHVYGKLVAVYRRYH, encoded by the coding sequence TTGACGCAGGAAAATGACAACCGTATTATTACTCAAGGCATATTACTCAGTAAACAGTTGTCAATCAATACTCCTGTATTGTTTTTGGGGTTGACCATGGATCCAAACGCTTATGGAGAAGCAGTCCGGCTCGCGCGAATTCGCCAGAAGATGACCCAAGTGGAGTTAGCGGCGCTGGTGGGGATCACGCAAGGAATGGTGGCCCATATCGAAACGGGAAGACGACAACCGGATGTTGATACGGCGCTGAAAATCGAGCGTGCGCTGAAGATCAGCCAAGGGACGCTTTCGAGCCATCTGCCAGAATCCCACGGCGTCAATTTGGCCAACAGCGTCTCGATCATCATGGCGGGGACGGTCGGAGTTGGGCCGCCATCGGTTGCCGAGGGCGAATATGGGGAGATGCTGTCGGTGGGGCAGGAATTCGCCAATTGCATCGCCTACCGGGTGCGTGGCTCCTCTATGACAGAAGAGCATATCCAAGATGGGGATTTCATCATCGTGCGGCCCGGCGTGGAGGTGAAATCCGGCGATATTGTGGTGGCATGGGTCGAAGGCGAAGGATGTGTCTGCAAGAAGCTCCAGCGTGGGAAACTGCGTTCCCCCGATGGCTGGGCACACACCCTGTCACCGGGGGATCACGTATATGGCAAGCTGGTTGCCGTCTACCGGCGCTATCACTGA
- a CDS encoding KilA-N domain-containing protein, translated as MTGIDLIRREIAGHAVQQRQDGYVNATQLCRAARRQLNDYTRLGSTSEFLNCLASETGIPVMGLVQASKGGNSPQGTWVHPRVAIDLARWLSPQFAVVVNGWVFEIMTKGTASVHARNPESPGISMEGLRAVLEQLLSPVLKRLDALEQRSQTSAWFAIPPANGPLTTVKDRCEHLGWQDSSNREREAIRRLTQQLLSRHCKHGPHLLSGGNTLHFDSVQIPELDEAILSVWVKARGERKNQPTMFSAAG; from the coding sequence ATGACTGGAATCGATTTGATCCGCCGCGAGATTGCTGGGCATGCGGTACAGCAGCGCCAAGATGGCTACGTCAACGCGACGCAACTTTGCCGAGCAGCCCGAAGACAACTCAACGACTACACCCGGCTTGGTTCAACCAGCGAGTTTTTGAACTGTTTGGCGAGCGAAACGGGAATTCCCGTTATGGGGCTTGTTCAAGCATCGAAGGGTGGGAATTCCCCGCAAGGGACTTGGGTACATCCTCGGGTTGCGATTGATCTTGCGCGGTGGCTGTCGCCGCAATTCGCAGTTGTCGTGAATGGTTGGGTCTTCGAGATCATGACAAAAGGGACTGCGAGCGTTCATGCTCGTAATCCGGAATCTCCAGGCATCTCGATGGAAGGGTTGCGGGCGGTCTTGGAGCAGTTGCTCTCGCCGGTCTTGAAGCGGCTGGATGCGTTGGAGCAACGGTCCCAGACATCCGCATGGTTTGCCATCCCGCCAGCCAACGGGCCACTCACGACGGTGAAGGATCGTTGCGAGCATCTGGGTTGGCAGGACTCATCGAATCGGGAACGAGAAGCCATTCGGCGGCTGACGCAACAACTCCTCTCGCGCCACTGCAAACACGGGCCACATCTGCTGAGTGGTGGCAACACGCTGCATTTTGATTCGGTGCAGATTCCCGAGCTGGACGAAGCGATTCTCTCCGTTTGGGTGAAGGCGCGAGGCGAGCGGAAGAATCAGCCCACGATGTTCAGCGCGGCAGGCTGA
- a CDS encoding helix-turn-helix domain-containing protein gives MNAGILKEKPAVIVPLALHPCEAAKAMGISERLLWEQTKNGSVPHVRIGSRIVYPVKELTDWLTKKTQSNVVEESEQ, from the coding sequence ATGAACGCTGGAATTCTCAAAGAGAAACCCGCCGTGATTGTTCCGCTTGCACTTCATCCATGCGAGGCGGCCAAGGCGATGGGCATCAGCGAACGCTTGCTATGGGAGCAGACCAAGAACGGCAGCGTTCCACACGTCCGCATCGGGAGCCGAATTGTCTACCCGGTGAAGGAACTCACCGACTGGTTGACCAAGAAAACCCAATCCAATGTGGTCGAAGAGTCTGAGCAATGA
- a CDS encoding sigma-70 family RNA polymerase sigma factor, whose product MRGKTELQPVNEEQKQLVAKNFRLAGYLVVRFLKQYPESRFAFDDFYSNACEAMLHAARKFDPNRGFQFATLARKFILGVFRNQKRKIDLRCGRETPWEDAFPGGIGPVTIGKRLARLEEEDWDALVRPLPEACQFVLYARYRLGLSPQRAALELGIPRSAVDIYEARAVRGLKRRKAVLSPGDFYG is encoded by the coding sequence ATGCGAGGAAAAACAGAACTGCAGCCAGTGAACGAGGAGCAGAAGCAGTTGGTGGCGAAGAATTTTCGATTGGCGGGGTATTTGGTGGTTCGGTTTCTCAAGCAATATCCCGAATCGCGCTTCGCTTTCGACGACTTCTATTCCAATGCGTGCGAGGCCATGCTCCACGCCGCCCGAAAGTTTGATCCGAACCGCGGATTCCAATTTGCAACGTTGGCTCGCAAGTTCATCCTCGGAGTATTTCGGAATCAGAAACGCAAAATCGATCTGCGATGCGGCCGCGAAACTCCATGGGAAGACGCATTCCCAGGTGGGATTGGCCCTGTAACCATCGGGAAACGGTTGGCGCGATTGGAGGAGGAGGATTGGGATGCGTTGGTGCGTCCACTCCCGGAAGCCTGTCAGTTTGTGTTGTATGCCCGCTATCGCTTGGGATTGTCGCCGCAACGGGCCGCGCTGGAATTGGGAATTCCACGCTCGGCGGTGGACATCTACGAGGCAAGGGCGGTGCGAGGTCTGAAACGACGAAAAGCCGTGCTTTCACCGGGAGATTTTTATGGCTGA
- a CDS encoding Rad52/Rad22 family DNA repair protein gives MSEALLVCIMDALAKPFDPSEIKWKPKTIRGDKALMLPYVDARVIMDRLDEVMTIGGWRDSYKELTSEAGSVECTLSLFINGQWISKSNVGSLSEQPDDGDKLKAAYSDALKRAAVNWGIGRYLYRCAPQWVAFDPAKKVPVGHPKLVIPPRNRKALSGGAMLPDSPICQEQSERLSKVIRQLAEAVDVKPGVIWRKLLSKLNLGAEVTMSQLTVQQYQHACKIVLDELVLLETPTHVPVIAQERGDAFEPPQGNAAPFALEPPARG, from the coding sequence ATGAGCGAAGCATTGTTGGTGTGCATCATGGATGCGTTGGCCAAGCCATTCGATCCCAGCGAGATCAAATGGAAGCCAAAGACCATTCGCGGGGACAAAGCCCTGATGCTCCCGTATGTGGACGCACGGGTCATCATGGATCGGCTGGATGAAGTGATGACCATCGGCGGCTGGCGCGATTCCTACAAGGAATTGACTAGCGAAGCCGGTTCGGTGGAATGCACGCTGTCGCTGTTCATCAATGGGCAGTGGATCAGCAAATCCAATGTCGGTTCGCTCAGCGAACAACCCGACGATGGCGACAAACTCAAAGCAGCATATTCCGATGCCCTGAAGCGTGCCGCCGTCAACTGGGGAATCGGTCGGTATCTCTACCGATGCGCCCCCCAATGGGTGGCATTCGATCCCGCCAAGAAAGTGCCGGTTGGCCATCCGAAATTGGTCATTCCACCGCGAAATCGAAAAGCGTTGTCCGGTGGGGCCATGCTGCCGGATTCACCGATCTGCCAAGAGCAATCGGAGCGGCTCTCGAAGGTAATTCGACAACTCGCCGAGGCGGTAGATGTCAAGCCGGGGGTGATTTGGCGAAAGTTGTTGTCCAAGCTGAATCTGGGGGCGGAAGTCACCATGAGCCAGCTCACCGTGCAGCAGTATCAACACGCGTGCAAAATCGTGTTGGATGAACTGGTGCTCCTCGAAACACCAACGCACGTCCCAGTCATTGCCCAGGAACGGGGGGATGCCTTCGAGCCTCCCCAAGGCAACGCGGCCCCATTCGCATTGGAACCCCCCGCACGAGGATGA
- a CDS encoding efflux RND transporter permease subunit: protein MFKNILYRPALAIVISLIILFMGGLAIKTLPVSQFPSIAPPSVVVFITYPGASADVLVDSTLIPLERAINGVQDMRYMSSSATSAGEATIQIYFEPGTDPNLAVVNVQNRIAIVKNLLPPLVQREGIIVSQSVPSMLMYVNLYSTDKGVDQKFLYNFASVNVLPEIQRIRGIGSAKILGSRTFAMRVWLKLDRMRAYKLSTEDVMKALAEQSVIGSPGRLGQATGKTSQSIEYVLTYQGRYNKPEQYAEIILKSNSNGEILRLKDVAEVELGSEFFDIYSDIDGHPSAAIVLKQNPGSNAATVIETVKERLNEIRKDTFPPGMDYEISYDVSSFLDASIEQVLHTLFEAFVLVSVVVFLFLGDFRSTLIPTLAVPVSLIGSFFFMQLMGLSINLITLFALVLAIGVVVDDAIVVVEAVHAKMHEKHLSPYRATMEVMQDISGAIIAITLVMTAVFVPVTFMTGPVGTFYRQFGITMATSIVLSGIVALTLTPVLCAMILKPHNPNVKKRGPLAWFLRLFDRFVERITGSYAGLLRKIVTVRLLTIVTISGFAVGIYFVNLKLPAGFIPSEDQGILYGIIQTPPGSTLEYTNAKAHELQDICKEIDGITSVSSLAGYEVLTEGRGSNAGTCIINLKPWDKRERTAKEITEELEKACRKIANVKLEFFEPPAVPGFGAAGGLSFRLLDKTNSGDYKKLGDITNQFMSALSTRPELKGLFTFFANNYPQYELVINNDIAMQKGVSIGKALDNLSILIGSTYEQGFIRFGQFYKVYVQAAPEFRRYPEDLKDMFIKNDRGEMVPYSAFMSIKKKQGLNEITRYNLYLSAAIQAAPAGGYSSGQAIQAIQEVAESVLPRGYGIGWEGLSYDESSKGNLAVIIFAIVVIFVYLVLVGQYESFILPLAVILSLPVGIFGSFFFLEMNGLSNDVYAQIGLVMLVGLLGKNAILIVEFAVQRRREGVSLWDAAVEGGKLRFRPIQMTSFAFIAGLIPLVFATGPGAIGNRTIGTTSAGGMLLGTVIGVLIIPGLYYFFAKLSDGRKLLKEETDEPLSEMFEHRSSTHS from the coding sequence ATGTTTAAGAATATTCTCTATCGACCTGCATTGGCGATTGTGATTTCGCTGATCATCTTATTTATGGGTGGTCTCGCGATTAAAACCTTGCCAGTTTCGCAGTTTCCCTCGATTGCCCCCCCGAGCGTCGTCGTGTTTATCACCTATCCTGGTGCAAGTGCCGATGTTTTAGTCGATTCGACGCTGATTCCCCTCGAGCGAGCGATCAACGGGGTTCAAGATATGCGGTACATGTCCTCCAGTGCGACAAGCGCCGGCGAGGCGACTATCCAGATTTATTTTGAGCCGGGGACAGATCCAAATCTTGCGGTTGTTAATGTGCAAAACCGGATCGCGATTGTAAAAAACTTGCTCCCTCCGCTCGTCCAGCGGGAAGGGATTATCGTGAGTCAGTCGGTGCCAAGTATGTTGATGTATGTCAACCTCTACAGCACGGATAAAGGAGTCGACCAAAAGTTTTTGTATAATTTCGCGAGCGTGAATGTACTCCCCGAAATTCAGCGTATTCGGGGGATTGGGAGTGCAAAGATTCTCGGAAGTCGTACCTTTGCGATGCGAGTTTGGCTGAAACTCGATCGAATGCGTGCCTACAAGCTTTCGACTGAAGATGTGATGAAAGCCTTGGCAGAACAGAGCGTCATTGGTTCACCTGGTCGATTAGGACAAGCGACGGGGAAAACCTCACAGTCGATCGAGTACGTTCTGACTTATCAAGGACGATATAACAAACCAGAACAATATGCGGAAATTATTCTGAAATCAAACTCAAATGGCGAAATTCTTCGATTAAAGGATGTCGCCGAAGTAGAGTTGGGTTCCGAGTTTTTTGATATTTATTCGGATATCGATGGGCATCCCTCCGCTGCCATCGTGTTGAAACAAAATCCGGGTTCAAATGCGGCCACCGTGATTGAAACGGTGAAAGAGCGGTTGAATGAAATTCGCAAAGATACCTTTCCGCCTGGGATGGATTATGAGATCAGTTACGATGTGTCGAGCTTCCTGGATGCATCAATCGAGCAAGTACTTCACACATTATTTGAGGCATTTGTCCTGGTTTCGGTTGTGGTGTTTCTCTTCTTGGGTGATTTTCGATCAACGTTAATCCCCACATTAGCAGTTCCCGTTTCGTTAATCGGAAGCTTTTTCTTCATGCAATTGATGGGGCTTTCGATTAACTTAATTACGCTGTTCGCACTTGTGCTTGCGATCGGTGTGGTTGTGGATGATGCCATTGTCGTAGTCGAAGCAGTCCATGCAAAAATGCACGAAAAACATCTCAGCCCCTATCGCGCAACCATGGAGGTGATGCAAGATATCAGCGGGGCGATCATCGCGATCACGCTTGTGATGACAGCGGTTTTCGTGCCGGTAACCTTTATGACGGGTCCGGTTGGTACATTTTATCGCCAGTTCGGAATCACCATGGCGACATCGATCGTGCTTTCTGGGATCGTTGCCCTCACGCTCACACCAGTGCTCTGTGCGATGATTCTCAAGCCTCACAATCCAAATGTGAAAAAACGCGGTCCGTTGGCATGGTTTCTGAGACTTTTCGATCGTTTTGTTGAGCGGATCACCGGGAGTTACGCTGGGCTCCTCCGAAAGATTGTCACGGTTCGATTGTTAACGATCGTCACCATTTCAGGCTTCGCGGTGGGGATTTATTTTGTGAATCTCAAGCTTCCCGCGGGCTTTATTCCGAGCGAAGATCAGGGAATTCTTTACGGAATCATTCAGACCCCACCTGGATCGACTTTGGAGTATACGAACGCCAAAGCCCATGAATTGCAAGATATCTGCAAAGAAATCGATGGAATCACCTCGGTTTCCTCATTGGCCGGTTATGAAGTGTTGACCGAAGGCCGGGGATCGAACGCTGGAACTTGTATCATCAATTTAAAACCCTGGGATAAGCGGGAGCGAACCGCGAAAGAGATCACCGAGGAACTTGAAAAAGCCTGTCGGAAAATCGCGAATGTGAAGCTAGAATTCTTTGAGCCGCCGGCAGTCCCCGGTTTCGGTGCTGCAGGTGGGTTATCCTTCCGACTCCTGGATAAGACCAATAGCGGCGACTACAAAAAACTTGGCGACATTACCAACCAATTTATGTCTGCTCTGTCGACGCGGCCGGAGCTCAAGGGATTATTCACATTCTTTGCGAATAATTACCCCCAATATGAATTAGTGATTAACAATGATATTGCGATGCAGAAAGGTGTGTCGATTGGAAAAGCCTTAGATAACCTGTCGATTCTAATCGGAAGTACGTATGAGCAAGGATTCATTCGATTCGGACAATTCTACAAAGTATATGTCCAAGCAGCGCCAGAGTTTCGACGATATCCCGAAGACTTGAAGGATATGTTCATCAAGAATGATCGTGGAGAAATGGTTCCCTATTCTGCATTCATGAGCATTAAGAAGAAGCAGGGCTTGAACGAAATCACGCGATACAACTTGTATCTCTCCGCAGCAATTCAGGCGGCTCCAGCCGGTGGATACAGTAGCGGTCAAGCCATTCAAGCAATTCAGGAAGTCGCAGAATCGGTTCTTCCTCGCGGTTATGGCATTGGCTGGGAAGGTCTCTCTTATGATGAATCATCAAAGGGGAATCTTGCCGTGATTATCTTTGCGATCGTTGTGATCTTCGTATATCTCGTACTTGTTGGCCAGTATGAGAGCTTTATTCTTCCATTAGCCGTGATCCTTTCGCTCCCAGTGGGGATTTTTGGGTCATTCTTTTTCCTGGAAATGAATGGTCTTTCGAACGATGTCTATGCCCAAATTGGTCTCGTGATGCTCGTTGGCTTGCTCGGCAAGAATGCGATCTTAATTGTGGAGTTTGCAGTTCAGCGACGTCGTGAAGGGGTATCTCTCTGGGATGCAGCAGTTGAAGGCGGTAAACTTCGCTTTCGGCCAATTCAAATGACCTCGTTTGCTTTCATCGCAGGGCTGATTCCATTGGTTTTCGCGACCGGACCAGGTGCGATCGGAAATCGAACCATCGGCACCACCTCTGCTGGCGGAATGCTATTAGGCACGGTAATCGGAGTTCTGATTATTCCGGGGTTGTACTATTTCTTCGCCAAACTGAGCGATGGCCGCAAACTCCTGAAAGAAGAAACCGATGAGCCATTAAGTGAAATGTTTGAACACCGCTCCTCTACCCACTCATAA